A window of the Quadrisphaera sp. DSM 44207 genome harbors these coding sequences:
- a CDS encoding DUF3140 domain-containing protein produces the protein MTPEELEDWLSTEQSQSVGDTSGDGESTGHRSGRRIVEVLRTKQADLTDDDVAHMRKVVGYVHRHLAQRPSGDVTETKWRYSLMNWGHDPLKD, from the coding sequence ATGACGCCGGAGGAGCTGGAGGACTGGCTGTCCACCGAGCAGTCCCAGTCGGTCGGTGACACGTCCGGGGACGGCGAGTCCACCGGGCACCGCTCGGGCCGCCGGATCGTGGAGGTCCTGCGCACGAAGCAGGCCGACCTCACCGACGACGACGTCGCGCACATGCGCAAGGTCGTCGGCTACGTGCACCGCCACCTCGCGCAGCGCCCGTCCGGGGACGTCACCGAGACGAAGTGGCGCTACTCCCTGATGAACTGGGGCCACGACCCCCTGAAGGACTGA
- a CDS encoding DNA topoisomerase IB, whose amino-acid sequence MPRLRTVSPDTRGWTRRRSGRGFTYLDAVGDRLPPADAERCRALVIPPAWKEVWICPAPNGHIQAVGTDDAGRRQYLYHPLWREQRDRAKHERILEVAERLPAARTLVSEHIALPGMPRERTLATAFRLLDLGFFRVGGEGYVESGGSYGLATIEKKHVRLDGSLVVFDYVAKHGKQRVLALADESVHDVVGTLLRRRGGDDDLLAYKDAGGWHDITSSDINAYVKDVVGGDVSAKDFRTWHATVLAAVALAVSTHAAESPTARKRAVSRAMTEVSEYLGNTPTVARASYVDPRVVDLFEDGTTIEPALSELGLEASFGQPATHGAIERAVLDLLRTPPPSVRRARRR is encoded by the coding sequence GTGCCCCGCCTGCGCACCGTCTCGCCCGACACCAGGGGCTGGACCCGCCGCCGCTCCGGCCGCGGCTTCACCTACCTCGACGCCGTCGGCGACCGCCTGCCCCCCGCGGACGCCGAGCGCTGCCGGGCGCTCGTCATCCCGCCGGCGTGGAAGGAGGTGTGGATCTGCCCCGCGCCCAACGGCCACATCCAGGCCGTCGGCACCGACGACGCCGGGCGCCGCCAGTACCTGTACCACCCGCTGTGGCGCGAGCAGCGCGACCGCGCCAAGCACGAGCGCATCCTCGAGGTCGCCGAGCGCCTGCCGGCGGCGCGCACGCTGGTCTCCGAGCACATCGCGCTGCCCGGCATGCCGCGCGAGCGCACCCTGGCCACGGCGTTCCGCCTCCTCGACCTCGGCTTCTTCCGCGTCGGCGGCGAGGGGTACGTCGAGTCCGGCGGCAGCTACGGGCTGGCGACGATCGAGAAGAAGCACGTGCGCCTGGACGGGTCGCTCGTCGTCTTCGACTACGTCGCCAAGCACGGCAAGCAGCGCGTCCTGGCGCTGGCCGACGAGTCGGTGCACGACGTCGTCGGCACGCTGCTGCGCCGCCGCGGCGGGGACGACGACCTGCTGGCCTACAAGGACGCCGGCGGCTGGCACGACATCACCAGCAGCGACATCAACGCCTACGTCAAGGACGTCGTCGGCGGCGACGTGTCGGCCAAGGACTTCCGCACCTGGCACGCGACCGTGCTCGCCGCCGTGGCGCTCGCGGTCTCCACGCACGCCGCGGAGAGCCCGACCGCGCGCAAGCGCGCGGTCTCGCGCGCCATGACGGAGGTCTCCGAGTACCTGGGCAACACGCCGACCGTGGCGCGGGCCTCCTACGTCGACCCGCGCGTGGTCGACCTCTTCGAGGACGGCACGACGATCGAGCCGGCCCTGAGCGAGCTCGGGCTCGAGGCCTCCTTCGGGCAGCCCGCCACGCACGGGGCGATCGAGCGCGCCGTGCTGGACCTGCTGCGCACGCCGCCGCCGAGCGTGCGGCGGGCCCGGCGCCGCTGA
- a CDS encoding metallopeptidase family protein has translation MVAVVEMTEGEFEEAVADGLDQLPQELARMMSNVVVLVEEEPPEDQPDDLLGLYEGTPLTERGEWWAAGALPDRITVFRGPTLRACGSREEVADEVAVTVVHEVAHHFGIDDERLHELGWG, from the coding sequence ATGGTCGCCGTGGTGGAGATGACCGAGGGTGAGTTCGAGGAGGCGGTCGCCGACGGGCTGGACCAGCTGCCGCAGGAGCTGGCCCGGATGATGTCCAACGTCGTCGTCCTCGTCGAGGAGGAGCCGCCGGAGGACCAGCCGGACGACCTGCTCGGCCTCTACGAGGGCACCCCGCTCACCGAGCGCGGGGAGTGGTGGGCCGCCGGGGCGCTGCCCGACCGCATCACGGTCTTCCGCGGCCCGACGCTGCGCGCGTGCGGCAGCCGCGAGGAGGTCGCCGACGAGGTCGCCGTCACGGTCGTGCACGAGGTCGCCCACCACTTCGGCATCGACGACGAGCGCCTGCACGAGCTGGGCTGGGGCTGA
- a CDS encoding aldo/keto reductase: MRTRTIGDTTVSAVGLGAMPMSIEGRPDRERSIATIHASLDAGVTLIDTADAYHLHADEVGHNEELVAEALRTWGGDASAVLVATKGGHLRPGDGSWTIDSSPGHLKEAAQASAQRLGVDAIGLYQLHRPDPQVPYAESLGALAELLDAGTIRMAGISNASPEQIRQAQEVLGGRLVSVQNQFSPAFRSSEPELRLCEEMGVAFLPWSPLGGISSASELGSRHAAFAEVARARGVSPQQVTIAWMLALGERVVPIPGSSRPETARASAEAADLQLSADEVARLSAA; encoded by the coding sequence ATGAGGACCCGCACCATCGGTGACACCACCGTCTCGGCCGTCGGGCTGGGCGCGATGCCCATGTCGATCGAGGGCCGCCCGGACCGCGAGCGGTCGATCGCGACGATCCACGCCTCCCTGGACGCGGGGGTGACGCTGATCGACACCGCGGACGCGTACCACCTGCACGCCGACGAGGTCGGGCACAACGAGGAGCTGGTCGCCGAGGCCCTGCGCACCTGGGGCGGGGACGCCTCCGCGGTGCTGGTGGCGACCAAGGGCGGGCACCTGCGGCCCGGCGACGGGTCGTGGACCATCGACTCCAGCCCGGGCCACCTGAAGGAGGCCGCCCAGGCGTCCGCGCAGCGCCTGGGCGTCGACGCCATCGGGCTGTACCAGCTGCACCGGCCCGACCCGCAGGTGCCCTACGCGGAGTCGCTCGGCGCGCTCGCCGAGCTGCTGGACGCCGGCACGATCCGGATGGCCGGGATCTCCAACGCGAGCCCCGAGCAGATCCGGCAGGCGCAGGAGGTGCTCGGCGGGCGGCTGGTGAGCGTGCAGAACCAGTTCTCGCCGGCGTTCCGCTCCAGCGAGCCCGAGCTGCGCCTGTGCGAGGAGATGGGCGTCGCCTTCCTGCCGTGGAGCCCGCTCGGCGGGATCTCCAGCGCCTCCGAGCTCGGCAGCCGGCACGCGGCCTTCGCCGAGGTGGCGCGGGCGCGCGGGGTCAGCCCCCAGCAGGTCACGATCGCGTGGATGCTGGCGCTGGGCGAGCGCGTCGTCCCGATCCCGGGCTCCAGCCGCCCGGAGACGGCGCGGGCCTCCGCCGAGGCCGCCGACCTGCAGCTGAGCGCCGACGAGGTCGCCCGCCTCAGCGCCGCCTGA
- a CDS encoding carboxylesterase/lipase family protein — translation MGRTPIDVALSSGIVRGRSTNGVATFLGVPYAAPPVGALRFAEPRPVPAWSGVREALEPGPSAPQRASTSLASLDVFPVSGARWRRGDDFLTLNVWAPTGSRSRPVVVYVHGGGLVLGTKDAPAYDGTAFARDGVVAVGLNYRLGVEGFLPIPGAPTNLGLRDTIAAFTWVQDDIAAFGGDPANVTVFGESGGGIAVACLVTSPLTTELFRRAVIQSGHGSAVYSLHVARRTVAAVARVLGVPADVEGFGSADAERCVAALSRVSRPGRVDLRDEDGVDPSFGLGVVNPVVGDDVLPRHPLEALAAGAGADVDVLIGTTAQEANSWFAPTRLDLLPRWAARWLLGRVAPRSRALFAAYADHGPGGPGERGGEVLARVLTDMAFRWPSRQYAEAHQGRTHVYELDWRSPAAGGRLGAAHGVDLPFVFDTLHTTTGPRGLTGTAPPQDLADHVHGLWVSYATDGTLPWPEFDRDARGVYHLSARAIRREPIMPAAAFTPAAPHLQQV, via the coding sequence ATGGGCAGGACACCGATCGACGTCGCGCTGAGCTCGGGCATCGTGCGGGGGAGGTCCACGAACGGCGTCGCGACCTTCCTGGGGGTGCCGTACGCCGCGCCACCGGTCGGTGCCTTGCGCTTCGCCGAGCCCCGACCGGTGCCGGCGTGGTCGGGGGTGCGCGAGGCGCTCGAGCCCGGGCCGAGCGCACCGCAGCGGGCCAGCACCTCCCTCGCAAGCCTCGACGTCTTCCCGGTCTCGGGGGCTCGGTGGCGGCGCGGGGACGACTTCCTGACCCTCAACGTGTGGGCGCCGACCGGGAGCCGGTCGCGCCCGGTGGTGGTCTACGTCCACGGTGGCGGCCTGGTGCTGGGCACGAAGGACGCGCCGGCGTACGACGGCACCGCCTTCGCGCGCGACGGCGTGGTGGCCGTGGGCCTCAACTACCGCCTCGGCGTCGAGGGGTTCCTGCCCATCCCCGGTGCGCCGACCAACCTGGGGCTGCGCGACACGATCGCCGCCTTCACCTGGGTCCAGGACGACATCGCAGCCTTCGGCGGCGACCCGGCCAACGTCACCGTCTTCGGGGAGTCCGGCGGTGGGATCGCCGTCGCCTGCCTGGTCACCAGCCCCCTGACCACCGAGCTCTTCCGGCGCGCCGTCATCCAGAGCGGGCACGGATCGGCGGTCTACTCCCTGCACGTGGCGCGCCGCACCGTCGCCGCGGTCGCCCGGGTGCTGGGTGTGCCCGCCGACGTCGAGGGCTTCGGCTCCGCGGACGCCGAGCGCTGCGTGGCCGCGCTGAGCCGGGTGTCACGCCCGGGGCGGGTGGACCTGCGGGACGAGGACGGCGTCGACCCCTCCTTCGGCCTCGGCGTGGTCAACCCCGTGGTCGGCGACGACGTCCTCCCCCGCCACCCGCTCGAAGCCCTGGCGGCGGGAGCGGGCGCCGACGTCGATGTCCTGATCGGGACGACGGCGCAGGAGGCGAACTCCTGGTTCGCCCCCACCCGCCTCGACCTCCTGCCGCGGTGGGCCGCGCGGTGGCTGCTCGGGCGCGTGGCCCCCCGCTCCCGCGCCCTGTTCGCCGCCTACGCCGACCACGGGCCCGGCGGGCCCGGCGAGCGCGGCGGGGAGGTCCTCGCCCGCGTCCTGACCGACATGGCCTTCCGCTGGCCGTCACGCCAGTACGCCGAGGCGCACCAGGGCCGCACCCACGTCTACGAGCTCGACTGGAGGTCGCCCGCAGCCGGTGGGCGGCTCGGCGCGGCGCACGGGGTCGACCTGCCGTTCGTCTTCGACACCCTGCACACCACCACCGGACCCCGCGGCCTGACCGGCACCGCCCCGCCCCAGGACCTGGCCGACCACGTCCACGGCCTCTGGGTCTCCTACGCCACCGACGGCACACTGCCCTGGCCCGAGTTCGACCGCGACGCCCGCGGCGTCTACCACCTCTCAGCGCGGGCGATCCGGCGCGAGCCGATCATGCCAGCAGCCGCCTTCACACCGGCCGCACCTCACCTCCAGCAGGTATGA
- a CDS encoding TetR family transcriptional regulator, which translates to MSEQVVAGGRLWDRTRRAVQEQVVEVALSLFADQGFDATTIDQIARAAGISRRTFFRYFGTKEDLVLGDTDEQRRVLAAALEARPPHEDPWTALRRAAEALPEAQVPPARALAVAQLVVTSASLEARHLQKHAAWQEVLAPLVARRMGLDTSPAPDVRATAVVAAALACLDVATRAWLGSGGRRSLEDLYADAVDAVRGS; encoded by the coding sequence ATGAGCGAGCAGGTGGTCGCGGGCGGCCGCCTGTGGGACCGCACCCGGCGTGCGGTGCAGGAGCAGGTGGTGGAGGTCGCGCTGTCGCTGTTCGCCGATCAGGGCTTCGACGCCACGACGATCGACCAGATCGCCCGCGCCGCGGGGATCTCCCGCCGCACCTTCTTCCGCTACTTCGGCACCAAGGAGGACCTCGTCCTCGGCGACACCGACGAGCAGCGCCGGGTGCTGGCCGCGGCCCTGGAGGCCAGGCCACCGCACGAGGACCCCTGGACCGCCCTGCGGCGCGCCGCCGAGGCGCTGCCCGAGGCGCAGGTGCCTCCGGCACGGGCCCTCGCCGTCGCCCAGCTGGTCGTCACCAGCGCGTCGTTGGAGGCGAGGCACCTGCAGAAGCACGCGGCGTGGCAGGAGGTGCTGGCCCCACTGGTCGCCCGCCGCATGGGCCTCGACACCTCGCCGGCCCCCGACGTGCGCGCCACGGCCGTCGTCGCCGCCGCGCTGGCCTGCCTCGACGTCGCCACGCGCGCGTGGCTGGGCAGCGGGGGTCGCCGCTCGCTCGAGGACCTCTACGCCGATGCCGTCGACGCTGTCAGGGGCAGCTGA
- a CDS encoding cytochrome P450, with translation MTDVVESSEVSVLLDELTRAAGREDPYSRYSRLREIAPVVRADDGTLVVTGYAGCVAVTRDPRFGNPPSQAMEFIAPGWEDHPATRLLFTSMLMTNPPDHTRLRRLVSSSFTARRVQALQPRIAEMVEDRLDHVDGEIDFVEAFALPFPVDVISELVGVPEADRARFRGLVRDWGRILEAVTPEALQKADPAAAAIRDYLADLAQERREEPGEDLISALVAVEEGEQLTEDELVTMVALLFAAGFATTTNLLANSLVCLLRDPDQLARLRADPALAPSAVEELLRYDSPVQLVRRMALEDTEISGARIRAGERVVAHLGAGNRDPQRFADPDRLDLTRADNAPLSFGGGIHYCLGAPLARLEAQTAIPALVTRFPNLQLTGAPARRDSLVIRGYTALPISVG, from the coding sequence ATGACGGACGTGGTGGAGAGTTCCGAGGTCTCGGTCCTGCTCGACGAGCTGACGCGGGCGGCCGGCAGGGAGGACCCGTACTCCCGCTACTCCCGGCTCCGCGAGATCGCGCCCGTCGTCCGCGCCGACGACGGCACGCTGGTGGTCACCGGGTACGCCGGCTGCGTCGCGGTCACGCGCGATCCCCGGTTCGGCAACCCGCCGTCGCAGGCGATGGAGTTCATCGCTCCCGGCTGGGAGGACCACCCGGCCACGAGGCTGCTGTTCACCAGCATGCTGATGACGAACCCGCCTGATCACACCCGCCTGCGCCGCCTGGTCAGCTCCTCCTTCACCGCCCGCCGGGTGCAGGCCCTGCAGCCTCGCATCGCCGAGATGGTCGAGGACCGCCTGGACCACGTGGACGGCGAGATCGACTTCGTCGAGGCGTTCGCCCTGCCCTTCCCGGTCGACGTCATCAGCGAGCTGGTCGGCGTTCCCGAGGCTGACCGGGCCCGGTTCCGGGGCCTGGTCCGCGACTGGGGCCGCATCCTCGAGGCGGTCACGCCCGAGGCGCTGCAGAAGGCCGACCCGGCCGCGGCCGCGATCCGCGACTACCTGGCGGACCTGGCGCAGGAACGCCGTGAGGAACCGGGCGAGGACCTCATCAGCGCCCTCGTCGCCGTCGAGGAGGGCGAGCAGCTCACCGAGGACGAGCTGGTGACCATGGTGGCCCTGCTCTTCGCCGCGGGCTTCGCGACCACCACGAACCTGCTCGCCAACAGCCTCGTCTGCCTGCTGCGCGATCCTGACCAGCTCGCCCGCCTGCGCGCCGACCCCGCTCTGGCGCCGTCCGCGGTGGAAGAGCTCCTGCGGTACGACAGCCCGGTGCAACTGGTCAGGCGCATGGCCCTCGAGGACACCGAGATCTCCGGCGCACGGATCCGCGCCGGAGAGCGCGTCGTCGCCCACCTCGGCGCCGGCAACCGCGACCCGCAGCGCTTCGCCGACCCCGACCGCCTGGACCTCACTCGCGCGGACAACGCGCCGCTGTCCTTCGGTGGTGGCATCCACTACTGCCTGGGTGCGCCGCTGGCCCGCTTGGAGGCCCAGACCGCGATCCCGGCGCTGGTGACGCGCTTCCCGAACCTGCAGCTGACCGGTGCGCCCGCACGGCGCGACAGCCTGGTCATCCGCGGCTACACCGCCCTGCCGATCAGCGTGGGCTGA
- a CDS encoding GlxA family transcriptional regulator — translation MHTVVVLALDGVIAFDLAVPLETFGRTRLPDGTSAYRVLTAAASGPDRDVDAGAFRLRPQRGLDALVEADTVIVPGVADPTAPVDPDVLAALRQAAAAGTRIASICAGAFTLAATGLLDGTRATTHWAGADALARRHPQVEVDPDVLYVDNGQLLTSAGAAAGLDLCLHLVRRDHGAAVAAEVARLSVMPLERAGGQAQFITHAPPAPEGSSLAPLLAWVEEHHADDLDLAAIAAQARMSTRTLSRRFAEQTGTTPLAWLHRARIHRAQHLLETTAHPIERIATEVGFASATTFRERFAAVVGTSPAAYRRAFSTPHQHAAS, via the coding sequence GTGCACACGGTGGTCGTCCTCGCACTGGACGGCGTCATCGCCTTCGACCTGGCGGTGCCGCTGGAGACCTTCGGGCGCACCCGACTGCCCGACGGGACCAGCGCCTACCGCGTGCTGACCGCCGCGGCGAGCGGCCCGGACCGCGACGTCGACGCCGGCGCCTTCCGGCTGCGCCCGCAGCGGGGCCTGGACGCCCTGGTCGAGGCGGACACGGTCATCGTCCCCGGTGTGGCCGACCCCACCGCGCCCGTCGACCCGGACGTGCTGGCGGCCCTGCGCCAGGCCGCGGCCGCCGGCACCCGCATCGCCTCCATCTGCGCCGGCGCCTTCACCCTGGCCGCCACCGGCCTGCTGGACGGCACCCGCGCCACCACCCACTGGGCCGGCGCCGACGCGCTGGCCCGTCGCCATCCGCAGGTCGAGGTCGACCCGGACGTGCTCTACGTCGACAACGGCCAGCTGCTGACCTCCGCCGGTGCCGCCGCCGGCCTGGACCTGTGCCTGCACCTGGTCCGCCGCGACCACGGCGCGGCCGTCGCCGCCGAGGTCGCCCGCCTGTCGGTGATGCCGCTGGAGCGCGCCGGCGGCCAGGCGCAGTTCATCACCCACGCCCCACCCGCCCCCGAGGGCTCGTCCCTGGCCCCGCTGCTGGCGTGGGTGGAGGAGCACCACGCCGATGACCTGGACCTGGCCGCGATCGCCGCCCAGGCGCGGATGAGCACCCGCACCCTCTCGCGCCGCTTCGCCGAGCAGACCGGCACCACTCCCCTGGCCTGGCTGCACCGCGCCCGCATCCACCGCGCCCAGCACCTGCTGGAGACCACCGCCCACCCGATCGAGCGCATCGCCACCGAGGTCGGCTTCGCCTCGGCGACCACCTTCCGGGAGCGCTTCGCTGCCGTCGTCGGCACCAGCCCGGCCGCCTACCGGCGCGCGTTCTCCACCCCGCACCAGCACGCGGCCTCCTGA
- a CDS encoding DJ-1/PfpI family protein: MRTQVVLFDGFDLLDVIAPFEVLHAGGEAAGSALVVELASAEGPREVLSGTGGVSLRATAALDPGADVLVVPGASGPVDDPQELGLETIPVLLSRTSDTPLPALVGQAMAREGTVVATVCGGSLALAMAGLLVGRRAVTHHLGMDVLEATGALRVRARVVEDGRLISAGGVTSGLALGLHLLERLLDPQVTLDVAELFEHERRGTTWRAPTPAAPAGPGPRA, translated from the coding sequence CTGCGGACGCAGGTGGTCCTCTTCGACGGCTTCGACCTGCTGGACGTCATCGCCCCGTTCGAGGTGCTGCACGCCGGCGGGGAGGCCGCCGGGAGTGCGCTGGTCGTCGAGCTGGCCAGCGCCGAGGGCCCGCGCGAGGTCCTCAGCGGCACCGGCGGAGTGAGCCTGCGCGCTACTGCTGCCCTGGACCCGGGCGCGGACGTCCTCGTCGTGCCCGGCGCCTCCGGCCCGGTGGACGACCCGCAGGAGCTGGGCCTGGAGACCATCCCGGTGCTGCTTTCGCGGACCTCGGACACCCCGCTGCCGGCCCTGGTGGGCCAGGCGATGGCTCGGGAGGGGACCGTGGTGGCCACCGTGTGCGGCGGCTCCCTGGCGCTGGCGATGGCCGGGCTGCTGGTCGGGCGGCGCGCGGTGACCCACCACCTGGGCATGGACGTCCTGGAGGCCACCGGCGCGCTCCGGGTGCGCGCCCGCGTCGTGGAGGACGGGCGGCTGATCAGCGCCGGCGGGGTCACCTCTGGCCTCGCCCTCGGCCTGCACCTGCTCGAGCGCCTGCTCGACCCGCAGGTGACCTTGGACGTGGCGGAGCTCTTCGAGCACGAGCGGCGCGGCACCACCTGGCGCGCGCCCACCCCGGCAGCTCCCGCCGGTCCGGGGCCCAGGGCATGA
- a CDS encoding M1 family metallopeptidase yields MAFRTPPASASWRTAAASTATALLLGATSCAGQATAAQEEPGAGERLFPALGTTGYDATAYDVSYDYRPDATTMTSSVLVTAVAQQQLTEFSLDAAAREVSAVVVDGHPAGFRLLPGTEKLVVTPEHPLPPGRTFTTRVDFTADRAANPPSPALDLPAGTDWPWQSWIETPDGFALMGQPDRAHLFFPCNDVPGDKARTTFRVTAPSDLQVVANGTLVSEAPEGPGTRTVTYRTDDDIPTHVVQVAVGRFRPVAQEGPRGLPITSWIPADRPELAASADDTAEQLQWVESALGVEYPFDSYGVLAVDSDYNGVALETATLSTLSAAELGLPGDQEAPTMVHELVHQWFGNAVSVRTWDDMWLSEGHATYYQWLWASEHGGQDLDATMREVYAADAAQRQQSGPPGRLTSSLGVLFDTNAPGALTLYGLRELVGPDVFARIEQAFFAEHRGRSASTADFTRVASEVAGRDLQPYVDSWVYGSTTPPMPGHPDWTSELP; encoded by the coding sequence ATGGCCTTCAGGACCCCACCTGCGAGCGCGTCGTGGCGCACCGCGGCGGCGTCGACCGCGACCGCGCTGCTGCTGGGCGCGACCTCGTGCGCCGGCCAGGCGACCGCCGCGCAGGAGGAGCCCGGCGCCGGGGAGCGGCTGTTCCCCGCCCTGGGCACCACGGGGTACGACGCCACGGCCTACGACGTCAGCTACGACTACCGCCCGGACGCGACGACGATGACCAGCTCCGTCCTGGTCACGGCGGTCGCGCAGCAGCAGCTGACCGAGTTCAGCCTGGACGCCGCTGCGCGCGAGGTCTCGGCGGTCGTCGTCGACGGGCACCCGGCCGGCTTCCGGCTGCTGCCGGGGACCGAGAAGCTGGTCGTCACGCCCGAGCACCCCCTGCCGCCCGGGCGCACCTTCACCACCCGCGTCGACTTCACCGCGGACCGCGCGGCGAACCCGCCGTCACCGGCCCTGGACCTGCCGGCGGGGACGGACTGGCCCTGGCAGAGCTGGATCGAGACCCCGGACGGGTTCGCCCTGATGGGCCAGCCGGACCGGGCGCACCTGTTCTTCCCCTGCAACGACGTGCCCGGCGACAAGGCGCGCACGACCTTCCGCGTCACGGCGCCCTCGGACCTGCAGGTGGTCGCCAACGGCACCCTGGTCTCCGAGGCACCGGAAGGACCCGGCACGCGGACGGTCACCTACCGCACCGACGACGACATCCCCACCCACGTCGTGCAGGTCGCGGTGGGGCGCTTCCGGCCGGTGGCCCAGGAGGGTCCGCGCGGGCTGCCGATCACCAGCTGGATCCCGGCGGACCGGCCCGAGCTGGCGGCGTCGGCCGACGACACCGCGGAGCAGCTGCAGTGGGTGGAGTCCGCGCTGGGGGTGGAGTACCCCTTCGACAGCTACGGCGTCCTGGCCGTCGACAGCGACTACAACGGCGTCGCGCTGGAGACGGCGACCCTCTCGACGCTCTCCGCCGCCGAGCTGGGGCTGCCCGGGGACCAGGAGGCCCCGACCATGGTGCACGAGCTGGTCCACCAGTGGTTCGGCAACGCCGTCTCGGTGCGCACCTGGGACGACATGTGGCTCAGCGAGGGGCACGCGACCTACTACCAGTGGCTGTGGGCCTCCGAGCACGGCGGGCAGGACCTGGACGCGACGATGCGGGAGGTGTACGCCGCCGACGCGGCCCAGCGCCAGCAGAGCGGACCCCCCGGCCGGCTCACGTCGTCGCTCGGCGTGCTCTTCGACACCAACGCCCCCGGCGCCCTGACGCTGTACGGGCTGCGCGAGCTGGTCGGGCCCGACGTCTTCGCGCGCATCGAGCAGGCCTTCTTCGCCGAGCACCGGGGACGCTCGGCGAGCACGGCGGACTTCACCAGGGTCGCGAGCGAGGTGGCAGGACGCGACCTGCAGCCCTACGTCGACAGCTGGGTGTACGGCAGCACGACGCCCCCCATGCCCGGGCACCCGGACTGGACGTCGGAGCTCCCCTGA
- a CDS encoding PP2C family protein-serine/threonine phosphatase yields the protein MRRPWILAALLALPALATVAQAAVGTRFLSLSVYAFAPLVASMLFRWRLTAVCCAYVLALAVPMTLADDTFSPLVDLARVTSVVPLLVLAVVNAVLRERREARLRDVTAVARVAQDAILRELPPVVAGVPLAARYRSAAAESRVGGDLYEAVAAPAGLRLVVGDVRGKGLEAVRTAAHTVAAFREAAHAPGASLPDVVAAVDASTSRHLGEEDFVTAVVAELTDAGVLRLANCGHPAPVVLTPDGRAAELAPARPTTPLGLGPRPVVEEHQLAPGTRVLFYSDGLIEARDRAGAFFSLDQHVGVLAGGSLTSALDRLLAEHASFSRSLADDLVVLVLEVPAVLPQPRPGRAGAQRAGAWPVPPRTITIRLPRGGRPSARAWGPADDAAVAAGSGARAGQTSQTSRSPRTSQTSSSGPCPGIPASSARTSDSR from the coding sequence GTGCGCCGGCCGTGGATCCTCGCTGCGCTGCTCGCCCTCCCCGCGCTGGCCACGGTCGCCCAGGCGGCGGTCGGGACCCGCTTCCTGTCCCTGTCGGTCTACGCCTTCGCCCCGCTCGTGGCCAGCATGCTGTTCCGCTGGCGGCTCACCGCGGTCTGCTGCGCGTACGTGCTGGCCCTGGCGGTGCCGATGACGCTCGCCGACGACACGTTCTCCCCGCTGGTCGACCTCGCCCGCGTCACCTCCGTGGTGCCGCTGCTGGTGCTCGCCGTCGTCAACGCCGTCCTCCGCGAGCGGCGCGAGGCGCGGCTGCGCGACGTGACCGCCGTGGCGCGCGTCGCCCAGGACGCGATCCTGCGCGAGCTGCCGCCGGTGGTCGCCGGCGTGCCGCTGGCGGCCCGGTACCGCTCGGCGGCCGCCGAGTCGCGGGTGGGCGGCGACCTGTACGAGGCGGTCGCCGCGCCGGCCGGGCTGCGCCTGGTCGTCGGCGACGTGCGCGGCAAGGGCCTGGAGGCGGTGCGCACCGCCGCGCACACCGTGGCGGCCTTCCGCGAGGCGGCGCACGCGCCGGGCGCCTCCCTGCCGGACGTCGTCGCCGCCGTGGACGCCAGCACCTCGCGCCACCTGGGCGAGGAGGACTTCGTCACCGCCGTAGTCGCCGAGCTCACCGACGCCGGGGTGCTGCGCCTGGCCAACTGCGGCCACCCGGCCCCGGTGGTCCTCACCCCGGACGGGCGGGCCGCGGAGCTGGCCCCGGCGCGCCCGACCACGCCGCTGGGGCTGGGCCCGCGCCCGGTGGTGGAGGAGCACCAGCTGGCGCCCGGGACCCGGGTGCTCTTCTACAGCGACGGGCTGATCGAGGCCCGCGACCGCGCGGGCGCGTTCTTCTCCCTCGACCAGCACGTCGGCGTCCTCGCCGGCGGCAGCCTCACCAGCGCCCTGGACCGCCTGCTGGCGGAGCACGCGTCCTTCTCCCGCTCCCTGGCCGACGACCTGGTCGTGCTGGTCCTGGAGGTGCCGGCGGTCCTGCCCCAGCCCCGGCCCGGCCGGGCGGGCGCGCAGCGGGCGGGCGCCTGGCCCGTGCCGCCGCGCACCATCACGATCCGGCTCCCGCGCGGCGGCCGGCCGTCGGCGAGGGCGTGGGGCCCGGCCGACGACGCCGCGGTCGCCGCCGGGAGCGGCGCGAGAGCCGGCCAGACCTCCCAGACCTCCCGGAGCCCTCGGACCTCTCAGACCTCCTCGTCGGGGCCCTGCCCGGGGATTCCGGCCAGCAGCGCGCGCACCTCCGACTCGCGGTAG
- the bldC gene encoding developmental transcriptional regulator BldC — MSTVQAPQAETLLTPAEVAALFRVDPKTVTRWAKAGKLTSIRTLGGHRRYRESEVRALLAGIPGQGPDEEV; from the coding sequence ATGAGCACCGTGCAGGCACCCCAGGCCGAGACTCTGCTGACCCCGGCCGAGGTCGCCGCCCTCTTCCGCGTGGACCCCAAGACCGTCACTCGCTGGGCCAAGGCGGGCAAGCTGACGTCGATCCGCACGCTGGGCGGGCACCGGCGCTACCGCGAGTCGGAGGTGCGCGCGCTGCTGGCCGGAATCCCCGGGCAGGGCCCCGACGAGGAGGTCTGA